A DNA window from Methylobacterium sp. NMS14P contains the following coding sequences:
- a CDS encoding VOC family protein yields the protein MSKLIFVNLPVENLDRSIAFYEAIGARKNPQFSDDTGACMVLSDVIHVMILTHDKFKRFAIRPIPDVRATGNEVLLCLSADSKTEVDALVTAAASAGGRADVNAPDDHGFMYGRSFEDPDGHVWETMWMDMAGFQAAQG from the coding sequence GTGTCCAAATTGATCTTCGTCAATCTGCCGGTCGAGAACCTTGACCGATCCATCGCCTTTTACGAGGCTATTGGCGCCCGAAAGAACCCGCAATTCTCCGACGACACCGGTGCTTGCATGGTTCTATCCGATGTCATTCACGTGATGATCCTGACCCACGACAAATTTAAGCGCTTCGCGATCCGGCCGATCCCGGATGTGCGGGCAACCGGGAACGAGGTGCTGCTCTGCCTATCTGCCGATAGCAAGACCGAGGTCGACGCCCTCGTGACTGCTGCCGCGAGTGCCGGCGGACGCGCCGACGTCAACGCGCCTGACGACCACGGCTTCATGTACGGCCGCTCCTTTGAGGATCCGGACGGCCACGTTTGGGAGACGATGTGGATGGACATGGCGGGTTTCCAGGCGGCGCAGGGTTAG
- a CDS encoding GCG_CRPN prefix-to-repeats domain-containing protein, translating into MTHLKMLAATAALVGGLGFASAASAAPLAPIGAGTLAGAAHVTTVAVGCGPGFARGPLGRCRPIARGFRPGPYCVVRRTPVGPRRICR; encoded by the coding sequence ATGACGCACCTGAAGATGCTCGCTGCCACAGCCGCTCTCGTTGGCGGTCTCGGCTTCGCATCCGCAGCTAGCGCTGCACCTCTTGCGCCGATCGGTGCCGGAACCCTCGCGGGCGCTGCCCACGTCACCACCGTAGCTGTGGGCTGTGGTCCCGGCTTCGCTCGTGGCCCCCTCGGCCGCTGCCGCCCGATCGCCCGTGGCTTCCGGCCTGGCCCGTATTGCGTCGTGCGCCGTACCCCGGTCGGCCCGCGCCGCATCTGTCGCTAA
- a CDS encoding MBL fold metallo-hydrolase: MTMNTVVPANAGRTDPGYAGSSRVRGEELVPSRYMVRVGEIDVLVVSDGVLPLPTKMLGHNVDTAERAAWLNDMFLPSDAFDWSLNVVVVRSGGQTILIDAGLGLDPNLNLPRAGQLVRRLEAAGIDLAAVTDVVLTHMHMDHVGGLLVDGVKERLRSDLRIHVAAAEVKFWEAPDFTQVDMPEGFPDALRAAAKRFAQEYRNQLQLFDEEHEVAPGVMVQRTGGHTPGHSVVRLSSGGDRLTFAGDAVFTVGFEHPDWHNGFEHDPKEAARVRVRLLRELAATGEQLIATHLPFPSVGRVAVDGDAFRWVPVFWDF; the protein is encoded by the coding sequence ATGACGATGAATACTGTAGTACCTGCCAATGCCGGACGAACCGATCCGGGATACGCTGGCTCTTCGCGTGTACGAGGTGAGGAGTTGGTGCCATCGCGCTACATGGTGCGGGTCGGTGAGATCGATGTGCTGGTCGTCAGCGATGGAGTGCTGCCGCTCCCGACCAAGATGTTGGGACATAACGTCGATACGGCCGAAAGGGCGGCTTGGCTCAACGACATGTTCCTGCCGTCGGACGCGTTCGACTGGTCGCTGAACGTGGTTGTGGTCCGCAGTGGCGGCCAGACCATCCTCATCGACGCCGGCTTGGGGCTGGACCCGAACCTGAACCTGCCGCGGGCCGGACAACTGGTCAGGCGACTGGAAGCCGCTGGCATTGATCTCGCGGCTGTGACCGACGTGGTGCTCACCCACATGCATATGGACCATGTCGGCGGGCTCCTTGTCGACGGAGTGAAGGAGCGGCTGCGCTCGGATCTGCGGATCCACGTGGCGGCTGCCGAGGTCAAATTCTGGGAAGCGCCCGACTTCACGCAGGTCGACATGCCAGAGGGGTTTCCTGATGCGCTCAGAGCGGCCGCTAAGCGGTTCGCGCAGGAGTACCGCAACCAGTTGCAGCTGTTCGACGAAGAGCACGAGGTCGCCCCGGGCGTGATGGTCCAGCGCACCGGCGGCCACACGCCCGGGCACAGCGTGGTCCGCCTGTCATCCGGCGGCGATCGGCTGACATTCGCCGGCGATGCCGTGTTCACGGTCGGGTTCGAGCATCCCGACTGGCACAACGGCTTCGAACACGATCCCAAGGAGGCGGCTCGCGTTCGCGTTCGGCTTCTGCGGGAACTGGCGGCGACCGGCGAGCAGTTGATCGCCACGCACCTGCCGTTCCCGTCCGTCGGCCGGGTTGCGGTTGATGGCGACGCTTTTCGGTGGGTTCCCGTGTTCTGGGACTTCTGA